CCAGGGCACCGAACGCCCAGGTCAGCGTGTAGACGGAAAGATCCAGCAGCGCACCGCCGCCGGCGGCCGGATCCCACAGCCGGCTGGCCGGGTCCGAAGGGGCGGTAAACCCGAGGTCGGCCTGCACCCAGGACGGTGTGCCGAGCTCGCCGGAGGCCAGGATGTCCCAGGCCCGGTTGGTGCTGGGCAGGAACCTGGTCCACAGCGCTTCCATCAGGAACAGGTTCCGGGCACGGGCCAGGTCGATGAGTTCGGCCGCCTCAGCCGCGCTTACCGTGAACGGCTTCTCGCACAACACGTGCTTGCCGTGCTCCAGGGCGCTTTTGGCGACGTCGTAGTGCTGGGCATGCGGTGTGGTGATGTAGACGACGTCCACGGCGGGGTCCGCAAACATCGCCTCAAAACCGGACACCCCGTCCGAATCGGAATACGAGGACGCGAACCCGAAACGTTCGGCGAAACCGGACGCCTTCGCGGCGCTGCGCGAGCTGACCGCGTACAGGACGGAATCCTCGAGCAGGGCGATGTCGCCGGTGACCTTGCCGGCGATCCCACCGGTGGCGACCACGCCCCAGTTCAACGGGCGGCCGGTCGAGGCCAGGGGAGAGGGTGCGCCTTCTTCGGCGCAGGGCGGACGGACAAAGTGCCGTTGCTCAGTGGTGAGGGTCATGCGGACTTCAGCTCCTAGGCGGACTCGCGGACAACAAGGGAAGTGGGCAGCCGGTGGATGCGTTCAGCCGGGCGGCCTTCGATCAGTTCCACCAGCAGCTCGGCCATTTTCTCGCCCAGTGCGGCAATTGGATGGTGGATAGTGGTCAGCGCGGGGCTGAGGCTGGTGGCGTAGTAATCGTCGTCGAAGCCGACGACGGCGATGTCCTCCGGGATCCGCAGCCCGCGTTCCTTGATGACCGAGTACGCGCCGGCAGCCATCTGGTCATTGGCGGCAAAAAGACCGTCCAATGGCTTCCCCCGGTCCAGGAGGCGGCGCATGGCCGCAGCGCCCGAAGTCACCGTGAAGTCACCCGTTTCCACCAGCGCGTCGTCGAGGCCGGCCGCAGCCAGGGAGGAACGCCAGCCGGCGAGCCGGTCCACGCCGGGCGGCATGTCCTGCGGACCGGCAATGGTGGCGATATGACGGCGGCCGTCCCTGATGAGCCGGGTGGTGGCGTCAACGGCGCCTTCCTCGTTGTCCACCTCCACGAAGTAGCTGTCGGATACATCCATCAGGGGGCGGCCGGCAAACACCAGCGGCAGGGAGCCGTTCAGGTGCGCCCAGGAATGGTCCCCGCTGTGGTGGGAGACCACCAGGACGCCGTCCACGTTGCCGCCCAGCAGGTACCGGCGGGTTTTCTCCGGGTTCGACTCCGACGAGGTGACCATGTTCAGCATGTAGTCGGTGGTGTTCAGGTAGCGGGCAACGCCCTCCACCACGGTGGCGAAAAACGGATCCGCAAAGACCTTGGACGTGGATTCCGGAACCAGCAGTGTCACGGTGTAGGTCCGCCGGCTGGCCAGGGTGCGCGCCGCGCGGTTGGGCACGTAGTTCAGCGTGCGCACGGCCTGCTCCACGGAACGCGCCAGATGCGGGTCAACTGACGGTGCCCCGTTGACCACGCGGGAGACTGTCGCCCGGGACACCCCTGCCAGGGCCGCCACCATTTCAAGCGTGGGGGCGGGTCTGACAGAGCCGGAATCGGTGCTCACTGTATTCTCCCTGCACTGTTGGTCCGGGTGTGCGGCTGGCTTTCCACTGTACCGGTCCTCACACGGCGGGGGCCGCGGTGCGGCTGGCTGCAATCAAGCGGCTGTAGGCAAGGCCGCTGTCCTTGATTATCCGGTCCTGCGTTTCATAATCAACCCGGACAATCCCGAAGCGTTTGCTGTAACCCCAGGACCATTCGAAGTTGTCCAGCAGCGACCAGACAAAGTAGCCGCGGACGTCGGCTCC
This genomic interval from Arthrobacter citreus contains the following:
- a CDS encoding Gfo/Idh/MocA family oxidoreductase — its product is MTLTTEQRHFVRPPCAEEGAPSPLASTGRPLNWGVVATGGIAGKVTGDIALLEDSVLYAVSSRSAAKASGFAERFGFASSYSDSDGVSGFEAMFADPAVDVVYITTPHAQHYDVAKSALEHGKHVLCEKPFTVSAAEAAELIDLARARNLFLMEALWTRFLPSTNRAWDILASGELGTPSWVQADLGFTAPSDPASRLWDPAAGGGALLDLSVYTLTWAFGALGFPDGVTAAGVLNDSGVDIQNALTLRYDDGRHAQLSSSLAASGPGSATIACSGGWLRTGGGHLPNPTELHVHGPEGERVETFDPAGAGYTYQLREVTRCIQQGLTESPTMPLADTLRTMELLDGVRAQLGLRYANDARH
- a CDS encoding LacI family DNA-binding transcriptional regulator, which encodes MVAALAGVSRATVSRVVNGAPSVDPHLARSVEQAVRTLNYVPNRAARTLASRRTYTVTLLVPESTSKVFADPFFATVVEGVARYLNTTDYMLNMVTSSESNPEKTRRYLLGGNVDGVLVVSHHSGDHSWAHLNGSLPLVFAGRPLMDVSDSYFVEVDNEEGAVDATTRLIRDGRRHIATIAGPQDMPPGVDRLAGWRSSLAAAGLDDALVETGDFTVTSGAAAMRRLLDRGKPLDGLFAANDQMAAGAYSVIKERGLRIPEDIAVVGFDDDYYATSLSPALTTIHHPIAALGEKMAELLVELIEGRPAERIHRLPTSLVVRESA